A stretch of Natator depressus isolate rNatDep1 chromosome 2, rNatDep2.hap1, whole genome shotgun sequence DNA encodes these proteins:
- the CCDC201 gene encoding coiled-coil domain-containing protein 201, with protein MSAEEDSFLNVKRSLKKAAVKHSTPVDSMFSQSMLSLVDMTNQSIREQNISKRVYGSPMPKSSFQKQASSQEQLMHLDKLISQVTFPRKLSTVLDPEESSEEMSHSSWAAVPRRRLSTVLASEESSEEPSFKTMVPPILSAAAEVPAEPSKKTAKVTSKSVFAWLVTEIPGIKDPSVRKRRKRKFEKKLLEAKQQEWELRQLKNIEEATRHELTIEEI; from the exons ATGTCAGCGGAAGAAGATTCTTTCTTAAATGTCAAAAGATCTTTGAAAAAGGCAGCAGTGAAACATAGCACTCCGGTGGATTCAATGTTCTCCCAAAGTATGTTATCTCTGGTGGATATGACGAATCAATCTATCAGAGAACAAAACATAAGTAAGAGAGTCTATGGGTCTCCAATGCCAAAATCATCCTTCCAGAAACAAGCATCGTCCCAAGAACAACTAATGCACCTTGACAAGCTCATTTCTCAAGTCACTTTTCCAAGAAAGCTTTCCACAGTATTGGACCCAGAGGAATCAAGTGAAGAGATGAGCCACAGCTCTTGGGCTGCAGTTCCCAGAAGACGACTTTCAACAGTGTTGGCTTCAGAGGAATCCAGTGAAGAGCCAAGCTTCAAGACAATGGTTCCCCCTATACTAAGTGCAGCAGCTGAAGTCCCTGCTGAACCATCTAAGAAGACAGCCAAAGTAACTTCTAAAAGTGTATTTGCATGGCTGGTTACTGAAATTCCTGGGATAAAAGATCCCTCagtaagaaaaagaagaaaaaggaaatttgaaaaaaaacttttg gAAGCAAAACAGCAAGAATGGGAATTACGTCAACTTAAAAATATCGAAGAGGCGACGAGACATGAGCTGACAATTGAAGAAATTTGA